The following nucleotide sequence is from Actinomycetes bacterium.
CCGGCCAATACGACTCACTGCTTAACGTCACGCCGGCCGAACTGCCGCAGGCGGTGCGCCAAGTATGGGCATCGCTGTGGCACGAAGCACCACGCGCCTACCGGGCCTTCCACGGCGTCGCCGACACAGCAGCTGCCATGGCCGTGGTGATTATGCCGATGATTCCGGCCCAGCGCGCGGGTGTGGCGTTCACCGTAGATCCGAGCGATGCCGAATACGTTCGAGTGGAAACAGTCACCGGACTAGGTGAGAAGCTCGTGTCCGGACGCGCCACCCCAACGGTGGAACTGCTCCCGCGGTCAGACCTCGCCGAGCGCTCTGGGTCTGCACTCACCTCGCGGGTTGCTGAGTTGGCACTCAGCGTTGAGCGGACTTTCGGAGTACCGCAAGACATCGAATGGGCATGGGATGGCCAACAATTGTTCCTGTTGCAGGCACGCCCCATCACCACCATCGACTCGACCAAAAGTAACGCCCGCCCCAGCCGGCTGACAGTCACGTGGACCACCGCCGGCATCGAGGAAATGTTGCCGGGTGTGCTGCCACCGCTGTTGTGGGACACCACGGCTATGACTCTCGCGGAAGCGTTTCGGTCGTTAGCTGCCCAACTGTCGCCAACACCCGAACTTGTAGCTGACGAGGTACCGGTGTTGCGGCAGTTCCGCGGCCGAGCTGCGGTCAACAAACACTGGCTCGACCGAATCTCCGGGAAGTCCCCCGCAACCGGAGCATCGGAATCCTCTCGTCGGCAGCAACTGCGCTGGACCCGCGTTCGGTCCCGTGCGGCGCGGCAAGCAGAAATCATGCTGGTGGCAACTGATCGAGTGCTACCGGCCAGGGATGACGCCTCGCCAGATGGCTCGCTGACCGGGCTCTTGGCGCAGCGCCACCGCATGTTTGATCTCTTCCAGCGTGCAATGAATGCGGAGGTCGCGACCGCCACCGTCGCGGTCGCCGAGTTCGGTCGGGTTCAACAGTGGCTGTCGCCCTACCTCGGGGACGTAGCATCGCTGCGCTGGGCACAGCGACTCACCAGCGGCAGCGGAACCACTATCTGGGCCGAGTTAGCGGACACCTTCCCCACTGAGCCGCGTGCCCTGTTGGTAGGTGACGTCGAGTGGGACGCCGCTGAGGCGCAGTTGCTTGCCACTAGTGCTGGACAAATCTGGGTGGCTGCGTTCGCGGCAGCAAGTCGGCGGGCCGGCTCGCTGTCCCAACCAGGCGGTGCCACCTGGTCAGACGACCCACAAGCCATGTGGCAGGCCGTGCGAGCAGCCGCGACTAGTACCGCGGGAGCCAACCGTGCCGAACAAGTCCATCAACGTGAGGTTGACTGGGACGTGCTACTCAGCGAGATCGAGGCCAGCCCCACCTGGCGGAAATCACTATTTCCCACTCCGGTGGACCCGCGGTTCTTGCTGCTGCGGCGATTGGTGCTAGATGCCGGCGAATGGCTCCAGCGCCGAGAACACACCAAAGCGGCGGTGCTGGCTCTCGGTGGTGAACTGTATCGCCAGCACCTAGCTATCGGGGAACAACTATCAACTGTTGGTGTGCTCGCTAATGCCGCTGACGTGCTGCTCCTGACGGCCACGGAACTGCGCAATGCGGCCGAGGAACCGGCGGCCTTCCCTACGGCAGCAGTGCTGCAACGCCGGGCAGTGACTGTTCAACAGTGGCAACAGGAGGACCCGTTGCCGGTGTCCTTCGCTGACGATCCTGCGACACATCTAGTGACTGAGCTGACCGACGTCGACGGTGTCATTCGTGGTTGGGGTGCGTCGCCGGGGCAGTACCGCGGCCGGGTAGCAGTCAGAAGCGACCCACATGAAGGGATCGCTACGGGTGATGTCTTGGTCACCACCAACACCGACGCGTCCTGGTCACCAATATTCCTCAAGGCGGGTGCCATCATCGTGGAACGCGGCGGTCCGCTTTCGCACGCCGCCATTGTGGCCCGGGAACTAGGAATCCCGGCCGTGCTCAATGCCACCGGTGCAGTGGCCGCAGCACAGTCCCGTAATGGGGACAATGACGTGATCGCCGAGGTCGACGGCGACTCCGGGGAAGTGCGTTGGCGATGACGTACGAACCACAACAAGCCGTCGTGGTCCCGATCGTGTTGGGGGCCGGGCTGGTGTTCACCTTGCTGATGATGTTGCAGGATTCATTGCGACGACATCTCTCGCAGCGCAACTACGGTCGCCGCCCTGCCATCTACGGCACCACCGCGGCGCGAGCCGCGCAACAGGGATCTGGTGCCGCGCAAGGTCAGCCCACCGGGTTACGCAGCCGCTGGCTGTACTTACTGGTAGCGGTGGGCAGCCTGACATTGGGTATCTATCTGTCTATTGGGGCGTGGGCGAATTTCCTTGGAGCGACTTGGTGGTCGGAGAACATCGCGTGGCTAGCGGTAGTGCTGCAATGTTTCGCTTTGCTGTTCATCGGTCTCGGGGCGCTGCTCCTCCTCACCGCCTGGCGGTACGGTCGCCCGCCCAGTTGGCTGTGGCCACTGCTGGCCAGCACCCCGCTAGGAGCGCGGCCATCTGGGGTTCGACCGCAACCACAGGAACAGCGAATCCGACTCCGACTACTCGGACATCACCACATCACCGATCGCATCGCTGCTGTCGTGCGCGGACTCGCCGTTATCTGGAGTCTGATCGTATTGACCGTGTTCAGTTGGTTGGCCTTCAACGAGCGTATTCCCCAGGCCGAAGGTGGCACCAGCGTCGCCAGTGAGTTGGCCATCGGCTTACAGATCGGAATGCTGATCCTCTTCACGTTGGGAGCGCTGGTTGCTTGGCGGTGGGAATCCGGTGGGGCGGTCATGATGGCAGTGGCTGCGTCGCTGCTCGCATTGCTGGCAAGCGTGCAGTACCCGCCTGAAGTGACGGTCGGAATCCTAATCGCCTTTGGTGCACCGGCGTTCCTGCATTGGTTGGCCTGGCAGCGCGATCATGGGGTGTTCAAGGTCGGCGGGGTAGCCGTGGTCACCGCAATCACCATCACCTTCGTTTGGGGCGGGTCAACCGCTATTGCGGACTACTACTTGGGGCCACAGCACCCGGAGACAGTGGCAGCACCCTTGCCGGATTCACCCGTGCAGTGGATCTGGGCCGGCGGAACAACTGATAACACCACATCCGTGGTGACGTCGGTACCACCTGACTCATCAGTACGTATCGCCATTAGCCAGCGCCCAGATCTCACCGATCCCCAGTATCGCGACGGTCGGGTGCTAGCACTGGCGGATCAGCAGATCGTTCGGGCGCGGTTCGCTGACCTGCGTCCCGACACCCGGTACTACTACGCCGCCGAAGTGAATGGTTCGTTGGATTTGTTCCGTACTGGTGAACTGCGAACGTTTCCCAAGGGGCCGAGTGACTTCACGATGGCAGTGGCGGCGTGCGCACGCACCGGTTCCAACGGAGCGGTCTTTGACAGCATCGCGGCCGAGCAGCCCCTGGTGTACATCAACGCCGGCGATTTGCACTACGCCAACATTGATGGTGATGAGCCGTGGTTGTTTCGGGATGCACTGAACCGCACCCTGTCCAGCACTTCGCAAAGTGCGCTGTATCGGTCAACCTCAACGGCGTATGTCTGGGATGACCACGACTATTCCGGGAATGACGCCAACCAGTTGTCGCGGTCGGCAACTGCTGCTGAAACCGTCTACCGCGAGTTCGTGCCGCACTACCCGCTATCGGCGATTGCGAATCCAAGAGCGATTTATCAGGCGTTCACTGCTGGTCGAGTGCGGGTGTTGCTGACCGACAATCGCGCCACAAGAACGCCTCAGGATGAATCGGATACCCCGAATAAATACATGTTGGGACCAGAACAGGAGCAGTGGTTGACGGCAGAACTTACCGCAGCTGCCGACATTGACGGTGTGGTTGTCTGGGTCAATCCTGACCCGTGGATCGACCCGCCGCAGGAGGGCGGCGACGGTTGGGGTGGTTATACCAACCAGCGCCAGCGGATCGCCAATACTATCGCCGACCTAGGCCTCAACGATCGACTGGTCATGTTAAGTGGCGACGCTCATATGGTGGCGCTCGACGACGGCAGCAACAGCGACTATTCGACGGCACAGGCTGGTGGCTTCCCGGTCCTGCACGCAGCTGCGCTGGACCGAATCGGCGGCTACAAAGGCGGTCCGTACTCCGGTGGCAGTTACCCAGGTGCCGGTCAGTACGGGCTGGTGGACGTCGTTGACGACGGTGGCGATGAAATCGCCGTCACTCTTTCCGGCCATACCTGGCAGGATCAAGTTCTCGTGAGCCAAACGTTCGACCTGCGGGCCACTCCCTAGTTCTAGTTGGGGTGCCGCGTCCCCAAGCCGACCTCTAGAGGTACTGACCAGTATCGCCCACAGTGTCGATTGAGCGACCTTCGTCGTCGCCTTCTTTGCTGCGCACCAGGGTGCGGATAAACACGATCCGCTCCCCCTTCTTGCCAGAGATCCGCGCCCAGTCATCGGGGTTAGTGGTGTTTGGTAGATCCTCATTCTCGCGGAACTCATCCACACAGGCAGTCAGCAGATGCTGCACGCGCACGCCACGTTGTCCGGTGTCGAGCAGATCCTTGATTGCCATCTTCTTGGCTCGCGCCACGATGTTCTCGATCATCGCACCAGAGTTGAAGTCCTTGAAATACAACACCTCTTTGTCGCCATTGGCGTAGGTGACTTCCAAGAATCGATTGTCTTCGTTCTCGGAATACATCCGCTCAACAGCTGCTCGGATCATCGCCGCGCAGGTCGAGACAGGATCGCCGCCGTTTTCGGCGAGGTCCTCGGCATGCAACGGAAGTTCCGGCACCAAGTATTTGCCGAAGATGTCGGCCGCTGCTTGCGCATCTGGCCGCTCAATCTTGATCTTCACGTCAAGACGCCCTGGCCGCAGGATGGCCGGGTCGATCATGTCTTCGCGATTGGAGGCACCAATCACGATGACGTGCTCAAGCCCTTCGACGCCGTCGATCTCGCTCAATAACTGCGGGACGATGGTGTTCTCGACGTCGCTGGACACACCGCTGCCGCGGGTGCGGAACAGGGAATCCATTTCGTCAAAGAACACGATGACCGGCATACCTTCGCTGGCTTTCTCCCGAGCCCGCTGAAACACCAACCGAATGTGGCGCTCGGTTTCCCCGACGTATTTGTTCAGTAGTTCGGGACCTTTGATGTTGAGGAAGTAGGAACGCGCGTCATCCCGACCCTCCACCTCAGCGACCTTCTTCGCCAGCGAACTCGCGACCGCCTTCGCGATCAGCGTCTTGCCGCAGCCGGGTGGCCCGTAGAGCAGGATGCCCTTAGGCGCGGCGAGTTGGTGCTCACTGAATAGATCGGCATGCAGGAACGGAAGTTCCACGGCGTCGCGAATCATTTCGATTTGCTCGCCCAGTCCACCGATGTTGTCGTAGCCGACATCGGGAATTTCCTCTAAGACGAGTTCTTCCACCTCGGCTTTGGGGATCTTCTCCAACACGTAGCCTGATCGAGCGTCCAGCAGTAGCGAGTCACCAGCCCGTAGCTTTTCCTCTTGCAGCGGTTCGGCGAGCCGGACTACTTTTTCGTCGTCGGTACGACCGATTACTAGGACTCGATCCGTCTCCAATCGCTCTTTGAACATCACCACTTCGCCGGAACGCTCGTATTCGCGCACCCCGATGATGTTCAACGAGTCGTTGAGCATGACTTCTTGTCCGGGGCGTAGATCCGCCGCCGAAACGGCGGGACTGGTGACCACGCGCATCTTCCGCCCGGATGCGTTGATATCGACAGTGCCGTCCTCGTTGGCCTGAATGAAGGTGCCGAACCCCGAAGGCGGTTCCGCTAGCCGGTCCACCTCGGCTTTGAGCTGAACGATCTGCTCACGCGCTTCCCGCAGGGTGCTAGCCATCCGTTGGTTGTGCGACTGGCATGCAGCCAGTTCTCTGCGCACCTCGGCCAGACTCTCCGCTTGGCCTGGGTCGTGGTCACCCGGCCCGCGGTAGAAGGGATCTGAACCTGGCATGTTGACCACCTCCTTTGTTCGACCCTACCTACCTGTGGCGGGATCGCCAGTGGATGACGCGAACTCGTGACCGAACTGGACGTTCGATTGTCGGAACAGCCAGGAATCGGACGAAACGGACCTAGATGTGGGGCCTGCTGGGTGGACTAGCCGCTTCCGACGTACGAGAGGGTCACGATTCCGCAGCTGTATTTGTGTTCTCGCCAGAGTCGGTGACGGGATTGGCCGGCACATCGGGTGGTCGGGGGCCGGTGTAATCAGGACCGTAAGCACCGGGTGCCGGCCGGCGGCGGCGAGTCGGTGGCACCACCCCAGGGGCCAGTCGTCGAGTGACCACCAGGAACGCGGTATGACCAATCATTCGGTGATCTGGACGAACTGAGAGCCCTTCCAGGTGCCAGGTGCGCACTAGGGATTCGGTAGCTCGGGGTTCGGTCCAACGGCCATCCGCACGCAGATGTTCCACCCATCGAGACAACTGCGTGGTGGTGGCCACGTACGTCACCAACCGGCCGCCAGGCCGCAACTGGGCCGCCACACTGTCCAGGCACTCCCACGGCGCGAGCATGTCCAAAATGACTGCATCAGCCTCGGCTGTTTCCGGTTCGTGCTCCGCGAGGTCCCCGATCGAGAGCGACCAGTTCGCCGGAGGGCCACCAAACCACCGCTCCACATTGCGTTTAGCGATCTCGGCAAACTCTGGACGAATTTCCACTGAGGTCACCGTGCCGCTCGGCCCAACTGCGTTCAACAAGAAACAGGACAGCGCACCAGAACCTGCACCTGCTTCCACAACCTGCGAGCCGGGCTGAATTCCGGCGAGTCCGACGATGGCGAAAGCATCCTTGGGGTAGATGATCGCCGCCTTGCGACCCATGGACAACACGTAGTCCTCCAGGATCGGCCGCAGCGCCAAGTAGGTCATGCCACCGGCGGACGTCACCGCGCAGCCTTCAGGTTGACCGATGAGGTCGTCGTGATTCACTGCGCCTTTGTGCGAATGAAACACCGCACCTTCGTGCAGGGTGATGGTGTGGTGTCGGCCGCGCGTATCGGTCAACTGCACCAGATTCCCTGCCTGGAATTCGCGATCGCTCATGGCCCCTCCGAGACGAATACCTGATCGGAGTCGATCAGACCCACCAGCGATGGCCGATCTGGATCGCTGTGATCGGCGACAATGACGAAGCGAGCTTGCGAGTCTTCCACGACCTCCAACACGTCCAGCGCAGTTGCGTCAGGTGGCACTTCAGGAAGCGAAGTGATGGTGGTGCACACGGTTCGAGCCAAGGTGGTGTCGCGCGCCTGCTCGGGCACCGCTTCGGCCGCAGCAGCAGCCACTACCCCCACCGGAGCACCATGCTCCCCCAGCACGACAATGTGCCGATCTGGCGTGACAATGGCCAATGCGTCGGCCACACTAGCGGCCGAGTCGAGCATGGCCACCTGTCGCGCAAGTTGTCTGGCAGACACACCACCCAACCGATCGCTTGCTTGGGCGGCTCGCAGTGAGGCAGTAGCACCAGTCCACAACAGCACCCCAAGAATTATTCCGACGGCTGCTAGCGGGAGTGACGGTTGCCGACCTTGACTCAGCGCCAACAGGAACGGTGACAGTGCAATCAGCACGGCAAGTCCCCGACCGATCCAGGCGGCTACCACCGAGCCGGTTCGCTCCGAACCGGTGACCGCCCACACAATCGCTCGCACAATCGCACCGCCGTCAAGTGGACTTCCCGGCAGCAGGTTGAAGATGCCCACCAGCAGGTTGGCGGAGGTCAGTGCGAGCAGCAGGTCGTTGATCACCCCAGGAGGCGTCACCACGATGCCAGCCCACCCCAAGGCAGCAACCGCCAAGGTAGCGACCGGACCAGCAGCAGCGACCGCTGCTTCGCGCGCTGGCGTGTGGTCGCGAGTGGTGCGGAACGTCGTGAACCCTCCCATCGCCCACAGCGTGATTCCAGTGACCCGGTAGCCGAAGAGCCGAGCAGTCACGGCGTGTGCGAGTTCGTGAAGCAAGATGGAGACCATCAGCAGCACCCCGAAAGCGACAGCTAGCCCAATCTGGCCCAACCCGGAGGCGGAGGCGGCAAACTCGGGGAACCAGAGTGCGGCGATTATTCCTATTCCGATAAGCGCGTTCCAGGGCACATGGACGTCGAAACCACCGAGCGCAAAACGCCAACCGCCGGATTGCGACGTGGCAGCGTGAGCGATGGACACCTCCCCATCCTAGGGCGATCGCCCAGTTACGCCGCCGGGGTGGCGCATGACGGCAATGTCGGGGCGGGGGCTTACGGTGGGGACATGGTTCAGGTGGACGCCACAAAGCAGGGTTCTGGCGAGACGATGACGGCTGCAGTTGCAAGCACTGAACTGCCGGAGCGGCCCCTCGCTTCACTGTCACCCAGCCGGGCAGCCGATTTCATGTCCTGCCCGCAGCTGTACCAGTTCCGCAGTATCGACGCCCTACCGGAACCCCCCGGCCGAGAAGCTGTTCGCGGCACACTGGTGCACGCGGTGCTGGAGCAACTGTTCGACCTGCCAGCAGCTGATCGAGCCCCAGAGGCTGCGACCAACTTATTGCCCGGTGTCTGGCAGCAGGCGATTGCCGATCAGCCAGAGTTGCCTGGGCTGTTGTTTGGCGGCGAAGAAGCGTGGCAGCGTTGGCTGACTGAGGAAACGGTCACCGAGCATGATCCGCAGGAGGCCGAGAAGTTTCTCGCCGAATGTGCTGACTTCGTTTCCCGATATTTCTCGTTGGAAGATCCCACCCGGCTCGACCCGGCAGAGCGGGAGATGCGACTCACTGTGGAACTGCCGTCGGGTTTGGTGTTGCGTGGCATCGTTGATCGACTCGATCGTGCCCCCACTGGAGCGATCCGGGTGGTGGACTACAAAACCGGCCGTTCCCCTGGTGCTGGCTGGGAAGCCAAAGCGCTATTCCAGATGAAGTTCTACGGGCTGATGTTGTGGCGGCTGACTGGTGAGGTACCAGCGCGACTGCAACTGCTGTATCTCGGGAACCAGGAACGACTAGCGATTGACCCAACCGCCGCTGACTTGCTCGC
It contains:
- a CDS encoding site-2 protease family protein; this encodes MSIAHAATSQSGGWRFALGGFDVHVPWNALIGIGIIAALWFPEFAASASGLGQIGLAVAFGVLLMVSILLHELAHAVTARLFGYRVTGITLWAMGGFTTFRTTRDHTPAREAAVAAAGPVATLAVAALGWAGIVVTPPGVINDLLLALTSANLLVGIFNLLPGSPLDGGAIVRAIVWAVTGSERTGSVVAAWIGRGLAVLIALSPFLLALSQGRQPSLPLAAVGIILGVLLWTGATASLRAAQASDRLGGVSARQLARQVAMLDSAASVADALAIVTPDRHIVVLGEHGAPVGVVAAAAAEAVPEQARDTTLARTVCTTITSLPEVPPDATALDVLEVVEDSQARFVIVADHSDPDRPSLVGLIDSDQVFVSEGP
- a CDS encoding tRNA (adenine-N1)-methyltransferase, translated to MSDREFQAGNLVQLTDTRGRHHTITLHEGAVFHSHKGAVNHDDLIGQPEGCAVTSAGGMTYLALRPILEDYVLSMGRKAAIIYPKDAFAIVGLAGIQPGSQVVEAGAGSGALSCFLLNAVGPSGTVTSVEIRPEFAEIAKRNVERWFGGPPANWSLSIGDLAEHEPETAEADAVILDMLAPWECLDSVAAQLRPGGRLVTYVATTTQLSRWVEHLRADGRWTEPRATESLVRTWHLEGLSVRPDHRMIGHTAFLVVTRRLAPGVVPPTRRRRPAPGAYGPDYTGPRPPDVPANPVTDSGENTNTAAES
- a CDS encoding PD-(D/E)XK nuclease family protein, whose amino-acid sequence is MTAAVASTELPERPLASLSPSRAADFMSCPQLYQFRSIDALPEPPGREAVRGTLVHAVLEQLFDLPAADRAPEAATNLLPGVWQQAIADQPELPGLLFGGEEAWQRWLTEETVTEHDPQEAEKFLAECADFVSRYFSLEDPTRLDPAEREMRLTVELPSGLVLRGIVDRLDRAPTGAIRVVDYKTGRSPGAGWEAKALFQMKFYGLMLWRLTGEVPARLQLLYLGNQERLAIDPTAADLLATEKKVEAVWAAISRATETGVWQPKRSKLCNWCSFQQICPAWADEQE
- a CDS encoding alkaline phosphatase D family protein, producing MTYEPQQAVVVPIVLGAGLVFTLLMMLQDSLRRHLSQRNYGRRPAIYGTTAARAAQQGSGAAQGQPTGLRSRWLYLLVAVGSLTLGIYLSIGAWANFLGATWWSENIAWLAVVLQCFALLFIGLGALLLLTAWRYGRPPSWLWPLLASTPLGARPSGVRPQPQEQRIRLRLLGHHHITDRIAAVVRGLAVIWSLIVLTVFSWLAFNERIPQAEGGTSVASELAIGLQIGMLILFTLGALVAWRWESGGAVMMAVAASLLALLASVQYPPEVTVGILIAFGAPAFLHWLAWQRDHGVFKVGGVAVVTAITITFVWGGSTAIADYYLGPQHPETVAAPLPDSPVQWIWAGGTTDNTTSVVTSVPPDSSVRIAISQRPDLTDPQYRDGRVLALADQQIVRARFADLRPDTRYYYAAEVNGSLDLFRTGELRTFPKGPSDFTMAVAACARTGSNGAVFDSIAAEQPLVYINAGDLHYANIDGDEPWLFRDALNRTLSSTSQSALYRSTSTAYVWDDHDYSGNDANQLSRSATAAETVYREFVPHYPLSAIANPRAIYQAFTAGRVRVLLTDNRATRTPQDESDTPNKYMLGPEQEQWLTAELTAAADIDGVVVWVNPDPWIDPPQEGGDGWGGYTNQRQRIANTIADLGLNDRLVMLSGDAHMVALDDGSNSDYSTAQAGGFPVLHAAALDRIGGYKGGPYSGGSYPGAGQYGLVDVVDDGGDEIAVTLSGHTWQDQVLVSQTFDLRATP
- the arc gene encoding proteasome ATPase; the encoded protein is MPGSDPFYRGPGDHDPGQAESLAEVRRELAACQSHNQRMASTLREAREQIVQLKAEVDRLAEPPSGFGTFIQANEDGTVDINASGRKMRVVTSPAVSAADLRPGQEVMLNDSLNIIGVREYERSGEVVMFKERLETDRVLVIGRTDDEKVVRLAEPLQEEKLRAGDSLLLDARSGYVLEKIPKAEVEELVLEEIPDVGYDNIGGLGEQIEMIRDAVELPFLHADLFSEHQLAAPKGILLYGPPGCGKTLIAKAVASSLAKKVAEVEGRDDARSYFLNIKGPELLNKYVGETERHIRLVFQRAREKASEGMPVIVFFDEMDSLFRTRGSGVSSDVENTIVPQLLSEIDGVEGLEHVIVIGASNREDMIDPAILRPGRLDVKIKIERPDAQAAADIFGKYLVPELPLHAEDLAENGGDPVSTCAAMIRAAVERMYSENEDNRFLEVTYANGDKEVLYFKDFNSGAMIENIVARAKKMAIKDLLDTGQRGVRVQHLLTACVDEFRENEDLPNTTNPDDWARISGKKGERIVFIRTLVRSKEGDDEGRSIDTVGDTGQYL